One genomic segment of Panulirus ornatus isolate Po-2019 chromosome 3, ASM3632096v1, whole genome shotgun sequence includes these proteins:
- the Vps29 gene encoding vacuolar protein sorting-associated protein 29 isoform X1 produces the protein MELQLNILVLVLGDLHIPHRVSSLPAKFKKLLVPGRIQHILCTGNLCTKESYDYLKTLAADVHVVRGDFDETSYPEQKVVTVGQFRIGMCHGHQVVPWGDPAAFSLIARQLDADILISGHTHKFEAFEAESRFFINPGSATGAYSALDGDITPSFVLMDIQSSTVVTYVYQLVGDEVKVERIEYKKAN, from the exons CTGGTTCTTGTGCTAGGAGACCTCCATATTCCCCATCGGGTGAGCTCACTACCAGCAAAATTCAAGAAATTGCTGGTACCAGGGCGTATTCAACATATCCTTTGCACAGGAAACCTGTGCACTAAGGAGAGTTATGACTACCTCAAAACCCTAGCAGCAGATGTCCATGTTGTCAGAGGAGATTTCGATGAG ACTAGCTATCCAGAACAGAAAGTGGTGACTGTTGGACAGTTTCGTATTGGTATGTGTCATGGTCACCAGGTTGTTCCCTGGGGGGATCCAGCAGCTTTCTCCCTCATTGCAAGACAGCTGGATGCAGATATCCTCATTTCAGGTCATACACATAAATTTGAAGCTTTTGAAGCAGAATCTCGATTCTTTATCAACCCTGGTTCTGCTACAGGAGCATACAGTGCTCTAGATGG AGACATCACACCATCATTTGTGCTAATGGATATTCAGAGTTCCACAGTCGTCACTTATGTATATCAGCTAGTTGGAGATGAAGTCAAAGTGGAAAGAATAGAGTATAAAAAAGCGAACTAG
- the Vps29 gene encoding vacuolar protein sorting-associated protein 29 isoform X2, translating to MLVLVLGDLHIPHRVSSLPAKFKKLLVPGRIQHILCTGNLCTKESYDYLKTLAADVHVVRGDFDETSYPEQKVVTVGQFRIGMCHGHQVVPWGDPAAFSLIARQLDADILISGHTHKFEAFEAESRFFINPGSATGAYSALDGDITPSFVLMDIQSSTVVTYVYQLVGDEVKVERIEYKKAN from the exons CTGGTTCTTGTGCTAGGAGACCTCCATATTCCCCATCGGGTGAGCTCACTACCAGCAAAATTCAAGAAATTGCTGGTACCAGGGCGTATTCAACATATCCTTTGCACAGGAAACCTGTGCACTAAGGAGAGTTATGACTACCTCAAAACCCTAGCAGCAGATGTCCATGTTGTCAGAGGAGATTTCGATGAG ACTAGCTATCCAGAACAGAAAGTGGTGACTGTTGGACAGTTTCGTATTGGTATGTGTCATGGTCACCAGGTTGTTCCCTGGGGGGATCCAGCAGCTTTCTCCCTCATTGCAAGACAGCTGGATGCAGATATCCTCATTTCAGGTCATACACATAAATTTGAAGCTTTTGAAGCAGAATCTCGATTCTTTATCAACCCTGGTTCTGCTACAGGAGCATACAGTGCTCTAGATGG AGACATCACACCATCATTTGTGCTAATGGATATTCAGAGTTCCACAGTCGTCACTTATGTATATCAGCTAGTTGGAGATGAAGTCAAAGTGGAAAGAATAGAGTATAAAAAAGCGAACTAG